GATCGTTCGTGTTTTTGCTAGTTTGTTCAATTCTCCATTGAAAATGAGTTCGTTTAAGATATTAGCCACCCATTATTGACACGTTAGCCAGTTTTTAAGCAACGAACGTTGGCTGGACAGATTAGCCAGATAACAATGCACGTTTTGTAAGTTAATGTTCACCAACTGGTCAGATGTCGTGAAGAACTGATTACTTTAGATAAGCGGTCAGCAAGCTTGTATAGGCTGATCATGGGTGTATTCGGTAAACCAAACTGTTTTGTGGAGCATTGTGAAACTGAGAACAGATATTGCATTTGGTGGCCTAGTGGATAGCGGTAAATGTTGATGGAATACATCGGTGAAATGAAGTCATACCTTAACACAATATGGCTCACGCGTTTTGGCGTAATGTTACATGTATGTCCACCAGGGTTATGTGAAGCCGAAACTACAAATGGGCCACACATGTACACTAAATTCACCATAAGTTGGTTTGGCAATTATGTCTGCCTGTCAGTATCATTATTAGTCTTGGAAATCGCATAAGAAGCGCCATGAATAAATAGGATTAGCAAATGGTCAAATCAAAGACATCATTAGCAGTCATGTATCATCAATGAATAGATGTCTGGcatgtttttgatctgtttatAAAGGACTAGAGACACCGAACacttgtggtttatttttttaacagcatgAAGGCTGTAGGTCAGGGTCCTCGAGGTTCAGTTCgcctgctgatttttgttccaaccagttacCTTAGTTTTGGTTTTCAGACAACTCTATAAACGACACTTGTTCACTCCTgtgcacattaaaatttttagcaaACACTTACAGTCTGCATCTGTAGCTGGGGCTTATATAAATAAGTTCAATTTATTGTCCCTATAAGGGAAATTAAGTTAATTCATGACAAACAACAGTGCATTCATACATAGATACTTACAGACTATGGACAACACAGCGCAACATGACAGTATAAAAAGATAACACacatcacagaaacacagacttAATGTGCAAAAGGGAAGATTAATTGGAACGTAGTGCAATCAATTATTAGGCATTGTGCAAATTGAGAAAGTTTAATGCaggtataaattaatttttgtgtCTAATACACCTCATCTTCACCACCTTAAAATGTGGCCTTAATGGGAGCATTTCAAATTCCCGGTGAAGAGGATGTTCTGGACTGGCAGGTATAGACCTGACCTTATGAAGCAACTGTCCTTTAAAAATCTCATATCACAATATGATTGcgctaattaaatcattaagagcagaagttgcaCAAAATCCTTTAAGTGGATCGGTCATTATTGTGCCCCCCTGCTGCAGATGCTCTGCTTCTTCATTATTGTGACCCAAGCTTTCTGCTTGTCAAAGTTTGTGTAGACAGACCTAATTTTTTGTAGTGTCTCAGTAAGGCAGTGTTGTTAATAGACCACTGCtatgtttctttttcaggaaATTCAGACTACGGTCGTTTCCGCTCACTGATATGGAAGAGGCGCATGGTCAGGAAAACGTAAGAAACCCAGCCCTGTGCGTAAGAAACCCAGCCCTGTGCGTAAGAAACCCAGCCCTGTGCGTAAAGAACCCAGCCCTGTGCGTAAGAAACCTAGCCCTGTGCGTAAGAAACCCAGCCCTGTGCATAAGAAACCCAGCCCTGTGCATAAGAAACTCAGCCCTGTGCATAAGAAACCCAGCCCTGTGCTTAAGAAACCCAGCCCTGTGCATAAAGAACCCAGCCCTGTGCGTAAGAAACCCAGCCCTGTGCGTAAAGAACCCAGCCCTGTGCGTAAGAAACCCAGCCCTGTGCGTAAGAAACCCAGCCCTGTGCGTAAGAAACCCAGCCCTGTGCGTAAGAAACCCAGCCCTGTGCGTTAGGAACCCAGCCCTGTGCGTAAGAAACCCAGTCCTGTGCGTTAGGAACCCAGCCCTGTGCGTAAGAAACCCAGTCCTGTGCGTTAGGAACCCAGCCCTGTGCGTAAGAAACCCAGCCCTGTGCGTAAAGAACCCAGCCCTGTGCGTAAGAAACCCAGCCCTGTGCGTAAGAAACCCAGCCCTGTGCGTAAAGAACCTGGGCCTGTGTGTAAGAAACCCAGTCCTGTGCGTTAGGAACCCAGCCCTGTGCGTAAGAAACCCAGCCCTGTGCGTAAAGAACCTGGTCCTGTGCGTAAAGAACCTGGGCCTGTGCGTAAGGAACCTGGGCCTGTGCATAAGGAACCTGGGCCTGTGCGTAAAGAACCCAGCCCTGTGCGTAAAGAACCCAGCCCTGTGCGTAAGGAACCTGGGCCTGTGCATAAGAAACCCAGCCCTGTGCGTAAGAAACCCAGCCCTGTGCGTAAAGAACCTGGGCCTGTGCGTAAGGAACCTGGGTCTGTGCGTAATGCGTCCAGCTAAATGCTTGATTCAGAACCGCATGGCCGTTTCTGTGAGCCCAGAAACCTCCCGCTGAGTTTTCTGATAAAAATTCACCATATTTTACAGATTTGGCTTAAAGCTTGACTTTTGTGCTGCCCTGTAGGTAGCCAGTGTAACTTTGAATGACCGGCAAGACTCTGTGAGCTTGGAGGCTCAGCTGGTCCAGCAGGAAAGGGTGAGTCGTTGTCAACACATCAATATTTTAGTGTCAGTttctacattaaaataaatgtctggaTGATtccattattaaaacaaaattggaTGGTGAACAGCCTAAGTACAATTGACTTAATATTGCGATATTTGTGTAAATTTGAATGTAACCGTGAGATATTTgtgtaaacaaatgttttttcctgCAGGATCGGAAACGACAGACTCTTCAGCTCTATGAGGCCAGGCGGAGGCAGGAAAGTGTTATTTTAACTGTGTTCATATGAACGACTCTCCTGTTAAAGATTTGCTTATGGAAAATAtatgtgtgttcaggtgtgggGTTTATGTGTAGTTAACGGTTTGCAATTTTGACAGTATGATTCTATTTTGAGGAAATATCATAATATTTACTAtttttacagtcatttattACACGATGCTATGGTGGGAAAAGAAACACTAagaattttacattaaaaagcgttttattgtatttttcatacCATTCTTTTGGTCCTGCCGATAAAAGGTGCATTTCAGCGATGCTGTATCTGCGCAAGATCGGCTCAAATGAAAACGAAAGTGAAGTTGCATAGGTGACTGCTCCGCTGTGAACTGCCCCAGTTTACAGAGTTGGGCCAGCCCTAGTCCTGGCAAACATCAGCTTgcagggatggatggatggatggatggatggatggtctCTTAGATGCTGAAGCTCATGTTGGACTGTTTGGCAGCCACTTTTTGCCAACGTGTTCTGCAAATTGTATTGGCTGTACGTCTTCAACAACCCTCTGGTCATTTTTTAGATATCCAAAATACTCTGCTGTTTTTACAGTCTCCTGCCTGTACACTACGGTTCCCCTCAGCCGATGAATGTGGCACTCCCATTCAAACAAGCCGCTAGCCAGCCaggcacaccacacacactaccacTGCCACTCGCTCTCGAGCCATGTCGAACACAATGCAGAATACTGTAGGGTTTGTAATGAGGGGTGGGGTTTGTATTGAGGGGTGTGGTTTGTAATGAGGGGTGGGGTTTGTATTGAGGGGTGGggtatatggtaaatggtaaatggactgcatttatatagcgcttttatccaaagcgctttacaattgatgcctctcattcgccagagcagttaggggttaggtgtcttgctcaaggacacttcgacatgcccagggtggggtttgaaccggcaaccctccgactgccagacaatcggtcttacctcctgagctatgtcacccctatgTATTGAGGGGTGGGGTATGTAATGAGGGGTGTGGTTTGTAATGAGGGGTGGGGTTTGTATTGAGGGGTGTGGTTTGTAATGAGGGGTGTGGTTTGTAATGAGGGATGTGGTTTGTAATGAGGGGTGTGGTTTGTATTGAGGGGTGTGGTTTGTAATGAGGGGTGGGGTTTGTATTGAGGGGTGTGGTTTGTAATGAGGGGTGGGGTTTGTATTGAGGGGTGTGGTTTGTAATGAGGGGTGGGGTATGTAATGAGGGGTGTGGTTTGTAATGAGGGGTGGGGTTTGTATTGAGGGGTGTGGTTTGTAATGAGGGGTGGGGTTTGTATTGAGGGGTGTGGTTTGTAATGAGGGGTGGGGTATGTAATGAGGGGTGTGGTTTGCGTTTATAGACGATTGAAGAGAGGCGGAGGAGGTTGGCCTTGTATCCGGAGCCCAGGGATGGTGTGTGCATCCAGGTGAAATATGGCGATGGATCAGCACGCCGCAGAAGATTCTATGTAACGCAGTCCATTCAGGTACGTTTCGGGTTGAACAGGTAAGAGCTGTGCTAGTCACACAGGTaagggctgtgtgtttgtgttacacAGGTAAGAGCTGTGCTAGTCACACAGGTaagggctgtgtgtttgtgttacacAGGTAAGAGCTGTGCTAGTCACACAGGTaagggctgtgtgtttgtgttacacAGATAAGAGCTGTGCGTTAGACACACAGGCAAGAGCCGTGCGTTAGACACACAGGTAAGAGCTGTACGTTAGACACACAGGTAAGAGCTGTGCGTTAGACACACAGGTAAGAGCTGTGCGTTAGACACACAGGTAAGCGCTGTGCGTTAGACACACAGGTAAGCGCTGTGCGTTAGACACACAGGTAAGCGCTGTGACGCAGTGTAAATGTTGTATTATCAGTAGTAATGTGTATGTGCTGTTCTCTGCAGATTCTCTTTGACTTCGCGGGGTTAGACGACATGGCAACAGACGTGTTCCACATTCAGACAGCCTCCTCATCCACCACCACGCCCAGCACGAGCACTGGGACCCTGTCTGAGCACGGCATCACCACCCCCTCCACCGTATATGTGCTGTGGCTAGGCCCTGGGGaagtggaggtgtgtgtgtgtgtgtgtgcgtgcgtgcgtgtgtgcatatgtgtgtatgtgtgcgcgtgcgtgtgtgcgcgtgcgtgtgtgtgtgcatatgtgtgtgtgtgcgcgtgtgtgtgtgtgcgcgtgcgtgtgtgtgtgtgcatgtgtttgtgtgtgtgtgtgtctgtgtgtgtgtgtgtatgcgtgtgtgtgtgcgtgcatgtgtgtgcattgtttgtgtgtgcgtgtgcgtgtgtgtgtgcatgtgtgtgtgtgcatgtgtttgtgttcattattttgatgttttgtcTAATTACAGGAAAGACTTACCCTAAATGCATTGGTGGCAGTACCAACATCTGTCCTCCCATCGCATTCTACTGCTATACATTGTGAGTATACTATACAATACAAAACTGCTACGCAGTATCTGTATACTttacaaaggcatatttttttcttgatgtggttctgtattccacaattttatatttatgatcACACAATTCATGATTGAAGTGCAGATTCCCAGCTTTTGTTAAAGCTTAATTTTATACATTGTGGTTTCaccattacagcacttttacagcactaaattacagcacttttacagcactaaattacagcactttttataaatagccccccccatttcagggcaccataatgtgcaccacaaatggcttcacaggtgtttctgattaatcaggtgtgttcagttgcttccttagagcaggtataagagagctttctgtATCTGGccttgattgcctttggagtctgttattggtatttgtcaacatgacgaccagagctgtgccaatgaCAGTCAAGGAAGCCGTTATAAGGCTGAGTAGTAAgagaaaacagtcagagacatgggCCATATCAGGCTTATCAATATCAACTATTTGGAACATCATTCAGAAGAaggagagcactggtgagcatagtaatcacaaagggcctggcaggccaaggaagacctctactgTTGATGAATAAAAAactctcaccataatgaagaaaaacccccaaactcCTGTCTGACGGATCAGAAACATTCTTCTGGAgacaggcgtggatgtgtcagtgaccaCTGTCTGCAGaaaacttcacaaacagaactacagaggctacactgcaagatgaaaTTCACTAGTTGGCCAAAAAACAGGATGACAAGGTTATAGTTTGCTAAGAAGTGCCTAAAAGAGCttgtagagttctggaaaaaggtcttgtggacagatgagaccaagatttgCTTGTGTCAGAGTGATAACAAGATCagtatggaggccaaaaggaactgtccaagatccaaagcttccccctcatctgtgaaacatggtgggggtgttatggtttgggcgtGTATGGCGGCCAGAGATACTGGCTCACTCCTCTTCATTGATGACTGTGCTTCTCTTTATACtcattgctgctgtttttgactgACAGTACTGGAGTCCACTGCAGCCACAGAGCTCAACACTGCCCCCTCTGGTAGTCAGGACAACCTGAGCCACAAACACAAGGTAATGTGTGTATTGCTAGTGAAGACTGTGCATCtgtagtaaataataataaaaactaatgaCTCCAGCTTTTCTGCAGCTCTGGCACAGTTTTTAGGTCAGTGTTTAAGTTTGGAGTGCCATCTGAAATGTTTGTATGTTGTACTATTGTATGCTTCTTGTATGTCTTTTTATGGTGAAGCCAAAGGCAAATTTCCACTGTGTGGAAGTTTTGTTCTCGTATTTTTGTGTAACAGTAGATGAATGTGTGTATAacagta
This region of Anguilla anguilla isolate fAngAng1 chromosome 5, fAngAng1.pri, whole genome shotgun sequence genomic DNA includes:
- the LOC118226756 gene encoding PH domain-containing protein DDB_G0287875-like isoform X2, with product MHVLKFRLRSFPLTDMEEAHGQENVASVTLNDRQDSVSLEAQLVQQERDRKRQTLQLYEARRRQTIEERRRRLALYPEPRDGVCIQVKYGDGSARRRRFYVTQSIQILFDFAGLDDMATDVFHIQTASSSTTTPSTSTGTLSEHGITTPSTVYVLWLGPGEVEERLTLNALVAVPTSVLPSHSTAIHLLESTAATELNTAPSGSQDNLSHKHKELARPPGGTVAEAVEDSIVALSWPWFIPIEDTAVERPSLSPSHSTMPSVTSLPNPHPCAKRRRMQYSWLLERERAELQRERAELQRERAELELERAELQRERAELEMDRAELALEREQEEAELKRERAELQRDRAHVERSRRALFLFHTLLRKL
- the LOC118226756 gene encoding PH domain-containing protein DDB_G0287875-like isoform X1 encodes the protein MFWTGRKFRLRSFPLTDMEEAHGQENVASVTLNDRQDSVSLEAQLVQQERDRKRQTLQLYEARRRQTIEERRRRLALYPEPRDGVCIQVKYGDGSARRRRFYVTQSIQILFDFAGLDDMATDVFHIQTASSSTTTPSTSTGTLSEHGITTPSTVYVLWLGPGEVEERLTLNALVAVPTSVLPSHSTAIHLLESTAATELNTAPSGSQDNLSHKHKELARPPGGTVAEAVEDSIVALSWPWFIPIEDTAVERPSLSPSHSTMPSVTSLPNPHPCAKRRRMQYSWLLERERAELQRERAELQRERAELELERAELQRERAELEMDRAELALEREQEEAELKRERAELQRDRAHVERSRRALFLFHTLLRKL
- the LOC118226756 gene encoding PH domain-containing protein DDB_G0287875-like isoform X3, with the translated sequence MEEAHGQENVASVTLNDRQDSVSLEAQLVQQERDRKRQTLQLYEARRRQTIEERRRRLALYPEPRDGVCIQVKYGDGSARRRRFYVTQSIQILFDFAGLDDMATDVFHIQTASSSTTTPSTSTGTLSEHGITTPSTVYVLWLGPGEVEERLTLNALVAVPTSVLPSHSTAIHLLESTAATELNTAPSGSQDNLSHKHKELARPPGGTVAEAVEDSIVALSWPWFIPIEDTAVERPSLSPSHSTMPSVTSLPNPHPCAKRRRMQYSWLLERERAELQRERAELQRERAELELERAELQRERAELEMDRAELALEREQEEAELKRERAELQRDRAHVERSRRALFLFHTLLRKL